CGTTCGCAGAGTTTTCAGGTCGAACGAATccctttctccgcttctgtctGAGTTTCGCCCGCCtccaaagaagaagcgaaagcaaAAAACAAACGAATATGAGGTGCGGTCCCACACTTGCGGAAAGAACGGATTTCAGAACCAAGTTGCCCCACGTGGGGCGGCCTCCTGGTAGGCGGACTGCCGCCGCAATTTCGGGAGTCCGAGAGAACCCCCTCGTCAGCCTGTTGGTCAGCACAAAGTGACAAAGAGACGgttctgctcttcttgcGATGAAGTAgaagaggcgcagcagcagtTTCTATAGCACAAAAGTTCATGTGGAGAGTCACCTGTGTTGCTTGAGATCTCAGAAGAACCACAACGCGCTTTGTTGGCAGAACGGGGGGTGACAGAAGCACCCAAAACGTCTGCCGATTCGCTTTGCTGTGTCGATCGTCGAGCAGCCATTTTCTCGGAGAAGCATCTGAGGTATCGATgggtttctcctttccctgtACAGTGCGTGATTCTTATCGCTCCTGACATGGAGGCTTGCAGTTGTTTCCGGGAGGAAAAGAATGGGTGGACAGTGTGGCACTGACATGGACAGTAATGCCGACGAAGCAATAACACCTGCGCCACGTGACTCTCTCCGCCGTTGTGGCCCAAAGATCTGACTCGACCTTTGGCGCTTGTTTCTTCCCTTGATTTCACAAACAGCTCCAACACACGCACTGGGAAAGGTTCGTTTGGGGCTACGTTTCGGGGCTCTTGTCTCATCTGGATGAAAACGAGAGTGTCCATTCCAGAAACCAAAAACGATCTTTCAAGAAAAGCACGCCAACATGCAAAGCGAAAGGCTCTGCCGGCTTAATCGACTCGATGGTCCCATATGGCGACGAAGACCTACCTTAGGTAATGAAGCACATGAAGGCCGCCGTCGATCACGAATCCTACACAGATGCggcgtgtctctgtcggtGTGGAAAAACGTTAGCGTAAAGATCCGAGATTATCCCCGCAGAAACGCATTCCCGCTAGACCAAATCTCCTCTTGATGCAGAGCGATGCTCACTTCTTGGCCAGACCTGCCACATACGCGACGATGCTCGCAAACTCTCGACGAAGCGTTTGCCACCCGTTGTGCATGCGGCACTAAAAAGTAGTGGCTTTCTGTGTCCCGTCAATCTGCTACCGACTAGGCTTACCTGGAGTCTCAGTCCGCCGACCAAATAAAAAGCGGGCCTTTCACAGATGCGTTAAATGCCGTGGAGCACACTCGGAGGGTGTTCCGCTGGATCGCTGCACTCACGTCTGCACAAAAAGCTTTACACTTTTGTATGGATAGATGGGTCGACACGCCACTGTAAGCATATTTGTAGGTAGCGGCAGCGACTAGAGTAAGTAGGTATAGAACTCAACCAGGCATCAAAACGGTAGTTCAATAACTATAAAACCAGATACACAATAGTCGAAGCGGTTAAACTGTAGAAGAGTCTCGTATTATCCGTACATACCAGGCCTCAAAAGCGTGCATCCAGTAGGTCGATGGGTAAGGAGATAACGCGGCTAGGAAAGCTGTGAGAATTCGTCGGAAGCTCAGCAGCACAACTGCAATCAGGAGTCACGAAGACCTCCTACGTTTCCAGGGAAGGCCGAAGAAGGTGCCATGCAACTTTGTTTTGGCGAATATTTTGGGaacttttcttctgtgaTGTGCAGAATGCCCAGTTCGATGGTTTGACACCAGCGACAGAAATACAGACTACACGGCCGTGAACGCATCTGGGGAAGCTCCGCTGTATCAGGATGAACGCACATGAACAAGCCACTAAAACACAATCTGCCATCATCTGTACGTCTCGTTCAGTTATTTTTTGTGCAGCATGTGTATTTCCATGTACTCAAGGTTCCTTAGTGTGTATCCCAAAACCACATTCggctgtctgtctgtcgttTTCCGCGCTCAGACAGCTCGGGTCGCCTAGCTGCCttcactctctctgcttttccgtCTCCATCCAAGCGCCCGATATTTCggtcctcttccctctctcgtcctttctcgcatcctgcctcttccacccgtcgttctccttctgcttctgttcttACAcgcttccctcgtcttcctctgttgtcTGGTCGACGAAGGTCGAGAGGTTGTTGCCACGCCCTTAAGGGAAGGAACggaagagggaaaagagaaatcacgaaggagcagaaggagagtTTCTGCCGAGCGATCGCAGTTTCTGAAGACGGGAAAGTCCTGGCGCTGGGGAATCGACGCGGCCACGTTTGCATTCTGTTCCTCGCAGAAAATCGGTGAGACTCGCCTTGCCGTCGAGCTGcatctctcctcgctttccccgTTCCTGTGAAACCCGTGTATTGTTTACCTATTCTCCCAGTTCCTTCTGTTATCGTGAGTGGATGTTGTCGGTCCAGTTGTTAGTAAGCTTTTTCCGTCAACTAACGCTTTCAACAGCAAACGTCCCCGCTAGAGAGTCCGAGAGGTAGGTTGGCTCTTAACAATCCTCGATTTTTGGTCGAGCAGCTGGAATAAGCAAACAATGCTAGCAATCGAGTGATAGACAATCTTGCCTGCCAATACGGGAGCTAAATCAGCAACCCATTTGGTTTGAGTCTGGAGGCAAAACACAAGTTGACGAAAAAATCGAGACTAGCACGAGTTGACAGGAGTCGGACGGATGTGGCGCGCGCGACCTATTTCGTGTCCGCCGTCCAGAAGACACCCACATCTAAATCATACACGTAGTCTCGATTTCTCTACCTACACTTAGAAACAGGTTCGCACCCATGGGACTGTTGAAAAGCCAAGCATACAGAACTACAGTCTGTTTTGTGTCCAGTGCCGCCTCGTTTCTTCCGGTAACATTGACACCACAATGGGAAACTTTGGCTCCCCAGGAGCACGAAAGAAGATGCAGCACGAGGCAAAGCGCCTGCAGTTCCGCTCATGTGCTCGCAATATCCCCCTGTTTCAGGTaccgtctcctcttccatCCGGGTCTAGGCCCCGTTTGCTCTCTCGCACTCCTTTGCTCCGAGCGGCTTTCCTCGCGTCTGCCAACCGGTGCCATCACTTCTGTCTTGAAACCATCTATCTCGAACCCGAACAGCAGcctcttgccttcttcggGTAATCCCCCACAAAAAAACTGCGAATGCCGCAGAAATGCGGCGTGTCGGCGTTCCTCATCTGCTGCTTCCGTCCCGCAGTCTCCAACAtgttccgcctctctcgtcgcttcccaacctctttcttgctcttcgtttccaccCTCGTTCCCGCGTATTTacgaaaaaaagaatgcCGGTCGTTCTGCCTCATCGTCGTCGCAATGTGGCTCTCCACGGTGTCTAAGCAGCGGCGAATTTTCCTGCCGGAGCGTCTGCTCCCATCCAGTTTCTGAAGCTTCACATTCTTTTGTGTCAACTGGCAAAGATACATCTTGTGAACTCTACAAGCAcccttcccttccttcttgtcgacggtctccttcttgtcctGAACGGTCTCGAGGTTGTGTAGAGAACAAACACTCGTGTCCAGCTTCCCCCTGCATTCGAAAGAATCCTTCCCCTTCGGCTTCGGCGCCCTTGCGAGGGCGGAGCGAGCAGCGGGACCTCCAGGCGTGTTTCCTTTCCGtaaaagagaaggaaaatcTCACAGGTCCCCGTTCTGGTCTCCCCGCTGTCTGCCCTGTCACGCAAACGTCTTCGTGGAACTGGCCGTGTCTGTCAAGCCACCACAAAATCTTAACCCAGAGAAGGAGGGggcatgcagaggcgacgcTTACACCTTTTGAAGAGACGAAATACAGAGCAGACCTCGCGGAATCGCATTTCTGCTTTCCGTCTGAGGCAAGCAAAGCATTTGCCCTGAACGGTTCGAGGCCTATACCTCCCCCTCGCCATCGGGCAGTTTCCTGTCGGTGAGGATGGCTTTCGGCTCTCTTGTCACTTTTTTTAGTCCGTTCGGAGACGGTTCCAGACGGGCACACtgatgaagaaagaaactcgCTACACCAAATTCAGATGGACCGTTGCAAACGCGTGACGTGGTGAGGATGGCCGTACACAATCATTTTCCTTGGGGTGTCTCTGTTCGGCTTGTCCAAGCAATCTCATATCTGTACACTAACTCGCCATCATGACGTGAGTGTTTTTTGAAAAAACGTGATGGCAACCAGCAAGCTGCAAATGCCCTGAATACACCAGTACGCAATGCCCTACGGAAGTCGAAGGAGCTTGCGCGATCTTACATCGTTTGATATAGAGCACGAAACCGTGTTTAGTCAGCAGCCATGTCACGTGGGTTCCGCGCTGCTGTGTTCATCAAGGCTAACGACTTCAgattcgtttctttttttctctgttcaccACCCGCCGGTTTTGCAGGCGAGGAGCCAGTTGCCCCTTCGGTACCCGCGGAGGCTCCAGCGAGGCGGTCGGCAACCGGCAAGATGCGCAGCTCGACAAGAATGAGAAAAGCGGCTCGAAGCCAgttctcgctgtcgcctctggGAGGTCTGTTCAAGTCTTCGATTTGAGAACAATGCGAAGACTGTTCGTCGACGCACGCCGACACAGGATGCCTGTTTCCCGGGTTGCCTCTCTGCAGCGGAGAAGGTGGGTGCCTAGTACGAAGTAGCTCCACAGATAGCGGAGCGTGGCGACGCCTCAGACCTGACGCAAAGAGAGGCAAGGACAAAACCCTGGAAATCCGCTATTCGCCTTCACTTGCGTCGTGCCTTCCTCACCTGTGGTCTGCTGCACGAATCAAACGACTCGAACGCGCAGATGCGAAACGGCCAACAGCCGTGCTTgtgttttgtctctgtcgtttttAGGACCTTCGCCTCGCTATCCCCAGATCTCCTTCTTGTGTGGAATTACTCGCGGCTGGAGGAGATTCAagtcgctctttctcttcacgCCACAGccccctcgtttttctcgcagaTATGTCCCTTTGCCTTTTCTCCCACTCGTGAGTCTTTCGTTCTCCTGCAAAGAGAAGGCTGCATCACGGTCTGGGCCTCAGACGTAAATACGAGCGCAGGAAGCAACCTGTCTGTGTTgcccgtctcctctcccgcttcctcgtctcttcgttcttcgtgTGTGGCCTGGACACAACCGGAATGGGCGCGAAACGCCGGGAGTGCAGTCGTGTcaaaacacacagacacatgcGCAAAGAGCGAAATGCGGCGAGCTGAGCAAACGGTTTTTCGGCCCGTGGCTCGGTGGACAGTTCCGCCTCTCGAGGCCTTGCGCGAGTCGCCTTTGAACGGTCGCGGCCATGCCTTGAAGCCTTTCGCGTCTGAAAGAGTTTTCTTTACTGGGTGAGGAAACTctcgaaagacagagactTTAGAGAAACACCATTCGAAACTGAGCGCTGAACGAAGCCCGTACCACGGCACATGTCAAACCAGCGGGTTCGAGACAGTCTCGGGTCTGCTGCAGTTTCTCACCCCTGTGACTTCGAGAGCAAGTCAACAATAACAGAAGGATTGAACGTGGCACACAGAAGTCTCAGGCGTCAGACACACGACTGAAGGGAAGAGTTTCCAACGGACCGATTTTCAAATTCTCCCCGCCTTTCGAACTTACGTTTTCCCTACTCTCCCCTGAGTAGCGCGCAAGTTCAGGAAGCACCTGACACCTGTGAAGGAAACGAGGTTTTCTCCACGTTCGTGTCTTCCATGCCTCAGATGACATCTGGCTGCTACTGCTTGGCTGTCTTCCCCGACAATTTTCTCAGAGTCGTCGTGGCACACCGACGACTCGTCGCCACAGGGCTATGTCTCCGGACCCACAAAGGAGTCATCTACGCATTTCCTCttgcttcgtcgtctctctcggacTCTTCCCAGTCGACAACTTCTGCTCCTCAAGAAGCAAGCCGGCTCTCCTTCccgtcgcctctcccgctCGGGATACgcacgcttctctctgcgtctctaGTGCAGGGTCGAGgtgctcgccttcttctcccagACTCGATTCCTCCGTTTCGCTCTGGGTCTTCTCCGGAGTGTCGCTCctcacctgcatgcagtggaacCTCTGTGGCCGCCTCGCCTATCTCCCTCTCCATCCCGACAGAGAGCGTCGCCGGAGAGACCATcggcgcctccttctctcccgaccggaagaaggcagagcgcGGGCGAGTCGGTGGCACAGGCATAAAAACAAGGAAGGATGTTCATGGAAAGGTCGGCGAGGCAACTGTTCCTGGCCCTCGCTGCTGGGGCAGCGACCGTGGCTCGTGCGAGATGACGAAAGGAAGACTCTCAACTAGAGGAAAAACACCTGACGCCCTGAGAGTTGCAGAGACGTCGTCACCTATTCTGCAGACGAAGTCGCTTGTCTTgacagacgaaaaggaagaagaggagtcGCGCGGACGAACAGATCGAGacacaagacagagaagagaacgcagggGACTCGGACTGATTTTGGAAGAAGGAGCGTTTGTGGTGGTTGACTTAGCGTCGCTGCGGGAATGCCTCAGGTTAGAAGAGCCAGGCCGCGCGATCGTTCAAGTAGAAACGGACCACAGAAACAAGTAAGGAACAAGTCGATGCAAAATGTACAAGCATTGAATGTCTGCACCGGTGCACTCGAGTGGGCAGTCGGTTGTCTGTGGCAGACGCTAAAAGGACAAAGTCGAAACACGGTTCTTGATGCTGAACCAGGTGAGGCAGAGGCGGAGCAGTCCTTATAATTGATTGTGCCGAGTTCCTGTCCCGATACACTCCAGTTcgctggagaggagacagaaagcaggGAAGAGCAAGGGAAAAACAACAGAAAACATATCGTGTTCTGAGAGACATTGGACACGGCCAGAACCTCTCGAGAGCAACCGTCGTAATGGATCTCTGAGACTAATAGGGGGCCTTAGCCCCGTTTCCGCTGTCAGTTTCAGTGAGTCCTTGTTGCCTCGGCGAGTCTGAGGGAAAAACTCCCCGGCGAATATTCTCTCCATTTTTCCTAAAGAAGATGCTTCTGTATCGCCGGGGTGTCTCGACGCTTtctgtcctgtctctgctccccaggttccttttcttcctcctttccgACGGATGCACGATGATGTTCGACTTCTTCGAGTCCCTGAGGATTGCTGAGCGTCAAAAGCAAGCACGCTCTCTCAGGGGaggctgtctctccctgcttTATCCGgtccttccttcttgtccCGCGTCGCTCACTCTTCCGGCATGCCTTCAAGCTCTCGTCGGCGCAGACGCtccgagagcgaagagcaTGAGGCTGAAGCCCAGGCTCTGTACACCGAAAGACGTCGCAGCACTTTTAACTCACTCTCACATGGCTTCTGCTTGCCCAAGGGGAGGAGTCCCTGCCAGCTTCGTTTCACCTTATCCGTCGCCAGAAGCAGGTGTTCGCAGGACTTGTGTAAGAACTGGTCGGGAGTCCCGGACTGCCGCTTTAGTGGATGGAACAAACAGCCACTCCAAACTGGCAAAAACACACGACGCTGGCCCTTCTTGCGTGTGTAGAGCGTGCTGTCCGGACTGGGAGTCGCCTCGGTCTTCGGTCAAACGGTGGCAACTGAGAACCGGGGGGGCGTACGCAGATTCACGGAACCGGGATGAAAAAGGCGAACCCGCACACGACACACCAGGCGCggcaagcagagacacaccgTTGACAGAGTCTGAAGAGCTCTCCGACCTCGACGATTTGACATGGGTCCACGGAAACATGCGTTTTGCAGCGCTGCCCAGCAAACAACCACACAGAAATTTTAGGCGGATAGTACCTTCTCCAAGTTATCCTGTACACTCTCTTTCTGGGAATGATCATACAAGTAGAAATGACGCTGGAAGGTGCTGTAGCGGGGAAACACACAGCGTCGGTTGCCGCGCTCTCGATGAATGCCGTTCTGCAACGGCTCTTGCCAAGCAAGGGAAATGTGAAATGACatcagagaagcgaagagctTCTGTCCGCTCTGCCACATCCGTTAGACAAGGATCCGAAAGGGCGTCTGAGGAATTTTACCATCGAGCGCAAGGCTTGGCACACGGGTtgcccccccctcccccccctccGTGTGTGTCATGTCTCTTATTTCCCTCGGGCACCCTTCCGGGAAGGACGCATGATATCTCATTCGgcttttcgtctccgtcttgtTCCCCAGTTTCATCGCTGGCTTCTGACTTCCCTTCGTCCGAGGCACTCTCCGCGCGAGAGTTGCGCAATCCGGTGCCTCCAAGTGCAGGAACCAGCAGCGTTGCAGAcagcctttctcttttctacGAAGATGAAGGCGTTGGCAGAAGAGACGGCTCTTCACCGggagaagatgcagacgcAACTACAGCGGTGCCTAtggtgttttcttctccaggctGCTCTCCCCCGTGGAGTCCTGCTGTTGGCCAAGCGGGAAACAGCGCCCCGATCGGGACTTGAGACTGCTGCGGCAGTGATCGAAACTTTTTCAGTTTTGTGTGGGTAACCGGAAGATATTTTTCGCTAACCATTTCACAGGTGTTTTATTTTTAAGAGTTAACATTTTCTTACTAACTGAGCACCAAGTCTCTTTGGCACCCCTTGCTACCTGCTGGAGCTTGTCAACTTCTAAAACTTCACTCAAGGAAACATGTGTGTGCGGAAAAgacgcttctctgtttccaaAATTTGTGGGAGGTGACCGAGACGGTTGAAAATCTGCAATGAGTAACTGGTCGAGAGCTAACCGCCTATTCTGCGCACGGACTAGAAATCCAGTGCTGTTGCCACTCTGCGCCACAGTGCCACTCTGGCCACAACTCCATGGACTAAAACCCTTTACATATAGATTGTAcactttatatatatatatatacatgtatcaTGCAgattatatacatatactaTAAagactatatatatacgttatatatataattcAAGTGCATCTACCAGAAGTGAACGAAAAAAGTGAACGGTTTTGTAGTTGCCCGCAGAAAAGGGGATCTCCTTTTCGATACAACTCGTGTACACAGAACCTCACTAGGGTGTGCTGGAATCGATGCTCGCAGAACGCCTTGCACAAAAACACTATTACAGACACAAGCAGGCCCGCGTACGGTGCATAACATCAAACCGAGAGAGTTAGCCACGCATATTATGGCACCTCTGCTCTGAAGGTTCTGCATACACAATCTAGTTCCCTCTTGAAACAACTGTGAATGCCCGCTAAACGCCGCGATCAGTGTGCGAGATCCGTCTGAGGTTCCTTCGCCGGGAAGACTGGACATACGACACAGAGAGTTCTTTGTTTGTTATCTATCAGTTCATGATGTCCACCGGATTTCATCTGTCATGATTTCCCGCCAGAGATCCCTACTTTGTCAAACAAAGGTTGTGCGTTCGCTACAGCGGAAGAAGTGGCTGTGTTCCCATGCTGCAGGGCGTTCTGTCGGCGTGTTCTTCCTACTTTTCTCAGCAGAAACGCATTGTCGACAATTCTAGAGAGAGATCGGTGGTTTTGGGATTCGGTTTCGATGAAGGGTTACCGtcagaagggagagaaagtcCACAAACCTCCAGCAAAATGCCTTCTGgacgtgcatgcgctctctCCGGTGAGCCGAGAACGCTGGTCCGCGGAGGAACCTTGCCAGCAGCGTCTTTGCCCTCCTTCCGGGCAGCACAGGGCGACTTTTTCCCCGGCAGCCATTCCTCGATATCGggagttttctctttttaCGCCTGCAGTTTTTCTGCTTGATTGCCGAACAAGGGAAGACTTTCCGAAACTAGAACAAGACGAACTTTTAAAGCCGCAGCACTTCCGGTCTACTCCGCGAGACTTTCCAGCGTTGGTAGCCAGTGCCTCTGGTCCTTCCCCTGAGGAACAAGACGGGGGATGCACGGCGACGTCGCTGCACATCTTTTCTTTTTACAGCGTTGCTTTTGTccgtttgttttcttcaaAATGGCGTTTTTTCCGCGGCTCTTCGCAGACTTTTCCAACTCCCTCCGGAGCAGGGGGTCGCCCGTTCTGTCGCAGGCTCAGCAAGTTCCAGCTCGAAGCGCAGCTTTTTGCCAAGCCACCCCGGCAGGGCCGTTCGGAGCTCGTTTCTCCGGTAGAGAGGGAAATCCCACCGTTTTGGCGCGCACGGGCGCCACGAACGTCCTGACTTTCTGCCGCGAACCCGCGCCGGGGAGCTTCGCGAAAAACCGGGAGTTCCTGTGTTCCGGAACACGAAGGTACTTCCCTTCCCTTGTGTCCTGCCCGCCGACTGGAGGTGGAGCCTCCGCActttcctgcatgcgccagcaGCCTCGGCACTTTACGAGTCCCAGCGAATCTTCTGGATCCTCTGCTAGTGAAAAAACCaacgagacagcgaagccgaAACGTGGACCGACAGGCCTGCAGCGTCCTTGCGACTTGAAGGGCCCACTCGCCACTTTCATGGGCAAGACAGAAGCCTCCAGAGTCGAGGTCGTCAAGCACATGTAGGTGGAGGGAAAACAGCAATGGTTGGAGGAAATGTTTCGCAAAACCACTCAGAAACGCGTTGCCGCACACCTCCATCTGTGGCGCACCAGCCAACAACTCTGGTCCCGGTGACTCTAGACAGGACGGTGGTCTCGAGTTCAGTCAGGCGACTGAAGACGAGTTAGAAATTCAAAGAGCCGAGGGAATGCCACGCTACTCCGGGACATAGAAgctccttgttttcttcacGCGGGCGCATACGGCCTGCAGGGCCTCCTCTTACAATGGCTGTTTTCACTTTCCGTGTTGTTTTTTTGGAGCGACGTCTTTCTtcacacatacacacgcatgcCACAATCTTACTCGTACGCGAGTCGAAATGGCTGTTGCTGATGCATGCGTTGGTACGCGCGTTTCCAGTGGACATTCACACACATACGCAGGAGGTGCTGCCGCTGTGTGTCGCTGGCTTCTCTTTGTGAAAGCAGCCTTCCTTATCACGTTGGGTCTTTGCTTGCCAAAGGAGCCAGAGACTCGGCAAGTCGTTCAACGACCGTAGAATTGACACGCGGTCAGTCGTTTGTTCTTGTCTGTTATTTTCTTTTTAGCTGGGACTACATCAAGCGACATAATCTCCAGAGTCCCGAAAACAAGGTATGCAACCTCAAAACGCTTTTCTTACTAAAGTTGCCAGTGAAGGACCTGCTTTGGCATGCATTCCATCTTGTCATCTATAGAATGCGTTACACTGGTTTGGCAGTCGTTTACCGTCGCACCTCCTGCCAAACATGGCGCCGTCAGACGGTGCACAACTTCTTCGGTTGCCACGGGAGTGAGGCCGTTTTCATGAACTGTGAATCAACGGAATGAACACCGGGAAGCTCGGGAAGTCtgaggtgcatgcatcgccgaaaaaaaaacggcgTCGAGGAAACTTCCGGAGTGTGCGTACGCCTCTGCATTGCATTGCGTACCAATGGAGCTCGTCACGGGGACCGTTGAAAGGGACCAAGGGTCATGCAGCCGGTGAATAGCGCGGGAGGTTCTCAGGGACGttttcgaagaagaagcttcaCACGCATGTCAGTTGTGGAAGtgctctcgtcttttcgAGAATCCAGAAACACTCGTGTTTTTGCGCGGTTACGTTTATCAAGGTTTCATGTCTCCTTTCCGAACCAGATGTTGCCTCCCGGCTGTACAGCCGAAATGTTCGATTTCCTGCCGTTGTTTTAACTGCATTAGCATTTTCTGTGTGTCGGAGCcgccagagaaagaaagcgacgcTTCATTATTGTTGTTCTGCCTTGGTCTCAGAGGATGATCAACGCTGACAGCACCCTCCGGCCGCTGTTTCAGAAAGACCAAGTAAGTGCATTTCCAAAGAGCGCCTTCTCTAAGTGTTCCTTGTTTGCATTTCGTGCGTCAAGTCCGCATCGACTCCTGCACGAATGCCGTATCCTCTTTTCCGGAAAGAACGCGTTCGTCGATCTAAGACGGTCTTAGCTTTTCTCACAGTTTTTGCCGTCACTCGTCCGTGACTGTGACAGCATTTTTTGCGTCTCAAGAGAGCTGCTGGACTGAAGCTCACTGCATCACCTTGCCACGATGGGTGTTTTTTCGGTCCTTGGCAAGCCCGCGAGATTCTACGAAGGCGCGTTTTCGGCTTGTCAGTGTCTCTCGACAAGTTGCCGAGTTCGCTGGACAAAAGCTACGCGGGTGTTCGTGTCTCCTGTCGCAGGTTTCAATGTTCGAACTCAACAAATTGCTCTCCAAGTTTGTTCAGAGCCGGCCGTCGCCGCCCAAGCCGTAAGAGGGAGACGCTGAGTCGAGGGGGTTCTACTTTCAAGCCTGTCCTTTTGCGGAGAGGCCCAGCGGCGAGTTGCAAAGGCGCTGTGTACGGCTCGACTTCCTTGCGGGAATACCGTACCTGCACCTCAGGTTTTGGTCCAGGCGGTTTTCAAGTGAGGCTGAGAACAGGCGTTTAGGGATACGCCGTGCGGCTTCCAGTGAGACTTACTTCCGCTTCCTTAGTTCGCTTTAAAACTCGAGGAACGGTACGGAACGGAAAATCACCGCAGTGTGGAGGGCGAGACTGCCGCATTGTCGCACTTTCGCAG
This Toxoplasma gondii ME49 chromosome VIII, whole genome shotgun sequence DNA region includes the following protein-coding sequences:
- a CDS encoding hypothetical protein (encoded by transcript TGME49_273940), which codes for MSSEAWKTRTWRKPRFLHRCQVLPELARYSGESRENATHEERRDEEAGEETGNTDRLLPALVFTSEAQTVMQPSLCRRTKDSRVGEKAKGHICEKNEGAVA
- a CDS encoding DNA topoisomerase domain-containing protein (encoded by transcript TGME49_273930), which encodes MHGDVAAHLFFLQRCFCPFVFFKMAFFPRLFADFSNSLRSRGSPVLSQAQQVPARSAAFCQATPAGPFGARFSGREGNPTVLARTGATNVLTFCREPAPGSFAKNREFLCSGTRRYFPSLVSCPPTGGGASALSCMRQQPRHFTSPSESSGSSASEKTNETAKPKRGPTGLQRPCDLKGPLATFMGKTEASRVEVVKHIWDYIKRHNLQSPENKRMINADSTLRPLFQKDQVSMFELNKLLSKFVQSRPSPPKP